In a genomic window of Streptomyces sp. NBC_01142:
- a CDS encoding fumarate reductase/succinate dehydrogenase flavoprotein subunit, with the protein MTQLERQQWDVVVVGAGGAGLRAAIEARERGARTAVICKSLFGKAHTVMAEGGIAASMGNVNSADNWQVHFRDTMRGGKFLNQWRMAELHAREAPERVWELETWGALFDRTADGRISQRNFGGHEYPRLAHVGDRTGLELIRTLQQKIVSLQQEDKEEFGDYEARLKVFQECTVTRVLKEHSLKDGERSEMGVSPGRRLGGRVSGVFCYERESGRFFVLEAPSVVLSTGGIGKSFKVTSNSWEYTGDGHALALLAGAPLLNMEFVQFHPTGMVWPPSVKGILVTESVRGDGGVLRNSEGKRFMFDYVPDVFKEKYAQSEEEGDRWYEDPDNNRRPPELLPRDEVARAINSEVKAGRGSPHGGVFLDVSTRMPAEVIRRRLPSMYHQFKELADVDITAEAMEVGPTCHYVMGGIAVESDTAAAVGVPGLFAAGEVAGGMHGSNRLGGNSLSDLLVFGRRAGLHAAEYAQGLAVRPPVDEDQIDAAAAEALRPFSAEEPQPGEENGKPAENPYTLHQELQQTMNDLVGIIRRGPEMEQALEKLAGLRMRARRAGVEGHRQFNPGWHLALDLRNMLLVSECIARAALERTESRGGHTREDCPTMEREWRRANLLCQLADSPQAFGAVAPGGPAATDPVHGQIELIRKTTEPIRPDLLALFDKEELVKYLAEEELYE; encoded by the coding sequence GCAGCAGTGGGACGTCGTCGTGGTGGGCGCGGGCGGCGCGGGCCTGCGCGCCGCCATCGAGGCGCGCGAGCGGGGCGCCCGTACGGCAGTGATCTGCAAGTCCCTGTTCGGCAAGGCCCACACGGTGATGGCCGAAGGCGGCATCGCCGCCTCCATGGGCAATGTGAACTCCGCGGACAACTGGCAGGTGCACTTCCGCGACACCATGCGCGGCGGAAAGTTCCTCAACCAGTGGCGGATGGCCGAGCTGCACGCGCGCGAGGCACCCGAGCGGGTCTGGGAGCTGGAGACCTGGGGCGCGCTCTTCGACCGTACGGCCGACGGGCGGATCTCCCAGCGCAACTTCGGCGGGCACGAGTACCCGCGCCTGGCGCATGTCGGCGACCGGACCGGCCTGGAGCTGATCCGTACCCTCCAGCAGAAGATCGTCTCGTTGCAGCAGGAGGACAAGGAAGAATTCGGGGACTACGAAGCCCGGTTGAAGGTCTTCCAGGAGTGCACGGTCACCCGCGTCCTGAAGGAGCACAGCCTCAAGGACGGCGAGCGAAGCGAGATGGGGGTCTCCCCCGGCCGCAGGCTCGGGGGGAGGGTCTCGGGGGTCTTCTGTTACGAGCGGGAGTCCGGGCGCTTCTTCGTGCTGGAGGCGCCCTCGGTGGTTCTGTCCACCGGCGGGATCGGCAAGTCCTTCAAAGTGACGTCGAACTCCTGGGAGTACACCGGAGACGGGCACGCGCTGGCGCTGCTCGCGGGCGCTCCGCTGCTCAACATGGAGTTCGTGCAGTTCCATCCGACCGGGATGGTCTGGCCACCGTCGGTGAAGGGGATCCTCGTCACGGAATCGGTGCGCGGCGACGGCGGGGTGCTGCGCAACTCCGAGGGCAAGCGGTTCATGTTCGACTACGTACCGGACGTCTTCAAGGAGAAGTACGCGCAGTCGGAGGAGGAGGGCGATCGCTGGTACGAGGACCCGGACAACAACCGGCGTCCTCCCGAGCTGCTGCCGCGCGACGAGGTGGCCCGCGCCATCAACTCCGAGGTGAAGGCGGGCCGCGGCTCCCCGCACGGCGGGGTGTTCCTGGATGTCTCCACGCGGATGCCGGCCGAGGTCATCCGGCGCCGGCTGCCGTCGATGTACCACCAGTTCAAGGAACTGGCGGATGTCGACATCACGGCGGAGGCGATGGAGGTCGGCCCGACCTGCCACTACGTGATGGGCGGCATCGCCGTCGAGTCCGACACGGCTGCGGCGGTGGGCGTTCCCGGCCTGTTCGCGGCGGGCGAGGTCGCGGGCGGAATGCACGGCTCCAACCGGCTCGGCGGTAACTCGCTGTCCGACCTGCTGGTCTTCGGTCGGCGGGCGGGACTGCACGCGGCCGAGTACGCACAGGGGCTCGCCGTGCGCCCGCCGGTGGACGAGGACCAGATCGACGCGGCCGCCGCCGAGGCACTGCGTCCGTTCAGCGCGGAGGAGCCGCAGCCGGGCGAGGAGAACGGAAAGCCGGCGGAGAATCCGTACACCCTCCACCAGGAACTCCAGCAGACGATGAACGACCTGGTCGGCATCATCCGGCGCGGACCGGAGATGGAGCAGGCCCTGGAGAAACTGGCCGGCCTGCGGATGCGGGCGCGGCGGGCCGGGGTCGAGGGCCATCGGCAGTTCAACCCCGGCTGGCACCTCGCGCTGGACCTGCGGAACATGCTGCTCGTCAGCGAGTGCATCGCGCGGGCGGCGCTGGAGCGGACGGAGAGCCGCGGCGGGCACACCCGTGAGGACTGCCCCACGATGGAGCGCGAGTGGCGGCGGGCCAACCTGCTGTGCCAACTGGCCGATTCTCCCCAGGCCTTCGGCGCGGTGGCCCCCGGCGGGCCGGCGGCCACCGATCCGGTACACGGCCAGATCGAGCTCATCCGGAAGACGACCGAGCCCATCCGTCCCGACCTGCTCGCCCTTTTCGACAAGGAGGAGCTGGTCAAGTACCTCGCCGAAGAGGAGCTCTACGAGTGA